The Megalobrama amblycephala isolate DHTTF-2021 linkage group LG22, ASM1881202v1, whole genome shotgun sequence sequence GGAACAAGGACTGTTTAAAGTGCTTCTTGATTCCTCGTTACAGGGAGGGTGTTTTTGAACAGAGCTCTCTGCGCCTTTACAGTGGTCAGTTTCCTTAAAATGATTACTGATGCACTGACCATCGCGTCGTTATCCTTACATTGATATTCCTGGGGctgatttgcatattcatattcGTCAAAGGTGTCCTCGACTTTAATCTTCACGTTGTTGAGTAAAAATGGTGGCGTTTTTACTGCCCTGTTGCCCTCATTGTTAAAGCCTGAGGTAGTGATGAGCTCCTCGGCCTCTGTTTTGATAGGTTTTAGAGGTGAAGGCAGTTTGAGGGAAGTTTTTGTTTCTCTCTTGGAATTTGCGGCTAATGAAAGATTGCTGTCAGAAGACTTACAAACCGTTATTTCTTTGTCCTGAACACAGTGGGAGATCAAGCTTGGGAGCATTTGTTTGCAGAACCCGGTATTCTTTGTTGGGGAAACGCCTTGTTTCCATTTGCATGAGGTGAAAGCCCAATATCTTTAATTTTGTTAAGGACAGAGTCTGTTGTCTTTGGATCATTTGAAAATTCAAGGCGCGATTGTACTTCAGAGCCCTCATTTTCTCTTAAATCTGGAAAACAGGTCCGCACCGGGCAAAACTTCTGCACGTTTGCGGCATCACCATCCCTGTGTGTTTCACTGGACGATGAGAAGTCcgatttttgagttttgccagtTCTTTCACAGTCCAAAGTAGTCGTTACTCCTTGGTTAGTGGGTATGTTCTGCACATTAGGCCTGTAGTGAAAAGTTGGCTGTAGGAGCAGAGGTGCTTTTGTGTTGAGACTTGAGAACCTTGCACGCCTGAAACGAATGCTCTGCACTGAAACTTGACTGGACACAGAGCTGGAATCAGACTGAGAGGAGCTCTCTTCATCGCTACTGACATCTGAAGAGTCCGACAGAGagtcatcctcctcctcctcatctgaAGTCCCGGAGTTGCTGGTGGTAGAGAAACTCGACCCGAAATCCGAATCGTTGTTCACCCGTTCTGAAATGGAGCTAGATTCCGTGTCGCTGCTGCAGCTTTCCTGAAAATGTCCAGTATGCCGAGGATCAACGTATAATCCATGCTCGAGGTGATGAAACTGGCTCAATGATCCGTTGGGAACTTTTGGTTTACAACACTTTGGGACGAGCAAAACCGGATGGCTGCGTTTGCTCCTCGACCAAAACTGCCTCACGCAGCTCTCGCGCTTCCTCTTCCTTTTGTAAAGTAGATCTGCGTTGCCTTGGTGCTTTGCCTGCGCTGCAATGGCGGACTGATAGATCAGCGGTTGCCGATTCACAACGTGCCGAAAAAACGCGTGTTTCTGATTAAAAGCCACACAGTTGTCAGGTATTTGATCTGTTTCATAGTTTTTAAAGGGTGTAGATGCCGACTTCGTGACCGGTTGAAAGTCACGGGCGAAGGATTTACTGTAAATTTGAGGTAGATTTGAATGAGTGCGAGGGACAGGGTCCTGTCGAACAgctttatttttgaatgaaaaagTCTGCGGAACGCCATGCAAACTCAACCAAACTTTCTCTCTCCAAAAGTCACTTCTGGCAGATGTGTGATTTTTGCCGTCGCACATTTTTTCGGAGGCATTTTTCGTCTTTTCCCTTCTTTTGTTTGATTTCAATACGCGCTCAGTTTTACATGAAAAGTACAGTGCCTCAACGTCCTCTCTTGAAATCAGAGTGCATTTAGCTGCGTGGAAAGCTATAGAATTTATTGCTTTGAGCTTTCGCAGTTCCTCCAAATCACAGTGATGCTTCTTCACGTTTAAATGGTCCATTCGTTTGTGTACAGTAGTCCGCGGAATATTTTTCAAGAGGTCGGTGAAGACTTGAGAAAGGGCAAACATCTGTTTGCCTTTGATAACCAAATACCCAAGCTTTACACCCTGCATTTCCTCAAAACCGGATTCCAAGTCCCCCATCTTCTTCATTGCATTAATTCCAACATTTAGCGCGGCGGATGTCCTTAAAGTAGCTTTAGTGCTGCTTCTTTATTTCAAGGCATTCTGCTGACCGGTACAGCATGGGCTGTGACATGTCCACACTGCGTGATGaacaaaaagttttaaatagaaaaataaaaatgaaatggcCTGTTTGAATTAAAACAATCAGTCCATTGACCTGAGCACTGCATGATCGATGGAATGTGTGTGATGTTGCCGACAGGCTGGCTGCTGCCTGTCTGAGCTCCTGTATACCTGCGCTCCCTCAACTCCCTTCCCATTTGGCCATGAGGAAAAGAGGAAGGTGAACTGCACTGCCAGTGAGAAGGATAAAAAGCGAAGAGAGTAGGGAAGGGAAAAGGAGAGGGAGTAAGCGatagagagagcaagagagagagagagagagagggagagagagaaatagagcccaaaatgcagctgctattCCCGTTGCTGGTTTAGACACAAATAAAATGACAGTGGGAACTGAGCAAGGCCGGAGACACCTTCATCAATTAATGCCCCCAAAGTCGACGCTGATTGGACGTTACTGACAGGTGATGCAATAAAAATGGATATTCCACCCACAGCCACCCCCATCCCCCTAGCTAATTACCATACTGTTGTAATCCCACCTCTCTTAAAGCTAATAATTCGCTCGTGATAAATTCATGCTTAGAAATTAATATGAGTCATTTTGTAGGAGTATTGTTAcaactttgttttgttgtgtttaaaaaaaaatattaatgctGACAAACGGGTCTAGAAGCATATAGCATATAATGTGCAgcttaaaaaatctaaataatataatataattaaacattGTCATGATGTCGTTATCGCGTTTCATTTAAATGAGTTTTactattttaaatgtctttatacTACACTCTGCAAAattggatgcatttattttttgtaatctATTTAATTTCAGAGAGATAAGCATTTTAACTCAAACAGAGATAAAACCTGGAATTTGAAGCAAACATTGTTTATTTACAGTGGCAAGTTAAAAGCCGAATGAAAATATCGATGGTTGCATTTTTCCAACCCCAAAGCTCATTTGAATTCAGATGAAAAAAAGATTAGTAAACAATTGTGTATAGTGGTTTTATTTCTTTGCATATGTAATCAACGTACATCACAATATACATTAACTCAGCTAATGCTTTTTGtcatttgagtgtgtgtgtgtgtgtgtgtgtgtgtgtgtgtgtaagcacGCCCCTTTAGGTAACGTTATGTGTAGAATAATTTATCCAGGCTTTGAGAAATCTTCAGAGCTATTTTTTCGAGTTTCCaattgatacatattttaaaattttaaaatcagAAGTTAGGTGTCAGGATATAATTTTTGTTACAGAGAACAATGAAAGAAACACGTGTGtacaaaaattaaacaaataagaaTATTCGTAGGCCTACAGGTAAATGTTTCAAGGTAAAAAAAATCATCGTATTTGATCAGTACTATAGGTCTTCCTATGTGTATGAGTTAGAACGATGGGCTATTATTCATACTCTTTTGCGATCGAACAAAGTCCatttttttcacagatcagGCAGGCCTCCATCCCACTTCCTACCAACGTGAAAGAGAAAATAACGGGTCTTCACAAGCAAAGACTTCCCCCTTCCCCGTTTGTGTCAGTGTATGCAGACATATGCCGTTTTACAATGCTGAGGAAAGAGAATGAAcggaaaaaagtaatttaaactACAATGCAATACAGTTTTTTTGATATTTGACAGAAAATTCTTCCGCTAAACCTAAATGCACGTGTAGGCTACATTCTTATTTCACAAAACTCTTAGTAAAAACTTAAAAACATTGTGAAACACTAGACACTTCTGATACAGTATTCAACATTTCCACTGTGTTCTTTGTAGAATACAATGCGTCTGTGCATGGATGAATATT is a genomic window containing:
- the skida1 gene encoding LOW QUALITY PROTEIN: SKI/DACH domain-containing protein 1 (The sequence of the model RefSeq protein was modified relative to this genomic sequence to represent the inferred CDS: inserted 2 bases in 2 codons), producing MKKMGDLESGFEEMQGVKLGYLVIKGKQMFALSQVFTDLLKNIPRTTVHKRMDHLNVKKHHCDLEELRKLKAINSIAFHAAKCTLISREDVEALYFSCKTERVLKSNKRREKTKNASEKMCDGKNHTSARSDFWREKVWLSLHGVPQTFSFKNKAVRQDPVPRTHSNLPQIYSKSFARDFQPVTKSASTPFKNYETDQIPDNCVAFNQKHAFFRHVVNRQPLIYQSAIAAQAKHQGNADLLYKRKRKRESCVRQFWSRSKRSHPVLLVPKCCKPKVPNGSLSQFHHLEHGLYVDPRHTGHFQESCSSDTESSSISERVNNDSDFGSSFSTTSNSGTSDEEEEDDSLSDSSDVSSDEESSSQSDSSSVSSQVSVQSIRFRRARFSSLNTKAPLLLQPTFHYRPNVQNIPTNQGVTTTLDCERTGKTQKSDFSSSSETHRDGDAANVQKFCPVRTCFPDLRENEGSEVQSRLEFSNDPKTTDSVLNKIKDIGLSPHANGNKAFPQQRIPGSANKCSQXLISHCVQDKEITVCKSSDSNLSLAANSKRETKTSLKLPSPLKPIKTEAEELITTSGFNNEGNRAVKTPPFLLNNVKIKVEDTFDEYEYANQPQEYQCKDNDXDGQCISNHFKETDHCKGAESSVQKHPPCNEESRSTLNSPCSEEGECKNGARVRKNYRAMLLGKKAESVRTPAKSVAKVDRSPRSAGKFASNEGSNEDCAGASKRKRANANVASLKKPFRFMANFPSPPSLVIGSDGDLSPAYSLNSLRSNQLPHRSHPVWRWQLGHSVVPPPPSHKFRKASVIP